Proteins co-encoded in one Streptomyces roseochromogenus subsp. oscitans DS 12.976 genomic window:
- a CDS encoding extracellular solute-binding protein, with translation MGDPALSRRGFLAASVAAGLGVTALSGCGGDSDGGSSSGTTTIEWWNISTTEPAKSVWANLAKRFEAQSPKVRIKIVQLENDAYKSKMTALTASGKLPDIFHTWGGGVLGQQVDAGLVEDLTDRTEPWADGLLPVARQPYVLGDKLYGIPFDIGMVGFWYNKALFKRAGIGAPPTTWSAFLDAVRKLKSAGITPLALAGKESWTGMFYWAYLAMRTAGVDALHKANDDRDFGGAGFVQAGQHLKDLVGLQPFQKGFLGAAYSSPTGQAATVGNGKAAMELMGQWAPVVEADAGKGLGADLGFFPFPEVEGGAGRITEVFGGGGGHALRKGAPQAAVDFLEFFASATTDRELVRKTGVLPVVPAAESALTDPRVKAVQARLKGATGFQLYLDQAYAPALGQQVNDSVAGLIAGSKSPRQVTESLTKAAKDEQ, from the coding sequence ATGGGCGACCCCGCACTGTCCCGCCGCGGCTTTCTGGCGGCCTCCGTCGCAGCCGGTCTCGGTGTGACCGCGCTCAGCGGCTGCGGCGGCGACTCGGACGGAGGGTCGTCCTCGGGGACGACCACGATCGAGTGGTGGAACATCTCGACCACGGAGCCTGCCAAGTCCGTCTGGGCGAACCTGGCCAAGCGGTTCGAGGCCCAGAGCCCCAAGGTCAGGATCAAGATCGTCCAGCTGGAGAACGACGCCTACAAGTCGAAGATGACCGCGCTGACCGCCTCCGGGAAGCTGCCGGACATCTTCCACACCTGGGGCGGCGGAGTGCTGGGGCAGCAGGTGGACGCGGGGCTGGTCGAGGACCTCACCGACCGCACCGAGCCCTGGGCCGACGGCCTGCTGCCGGTGGCGAGGCAGCCGTACGTCCTCGGCGACAAGCTGTACGGCATCCCGTTCGACATCGGCATGGTCGGCTTCTGGTACAACAAGGCGCTCTTCAAGAGAGCCGGCATCGGCGCGCCCCCGACCACCTGGAGCGCCTTCCTGGACGCCGTGCGGAAGCTCAAGTCCGCCGGCATCACCCCGCTCGCGCTGGCCGGCAAGGAGAGCTGGACCGGCATGTTCTACTGGGCCTACCTCGCGATGCGCACCGCGGGCGTGGACGCCCTGCACAAGGCCAACGACGACAGGGACTTCGGCGGCGCCGGATTCGTCCAGGCCGGGCAGCACCTGAAGGACCTCGTCGGCCTCCAGCCCTTCCAGAAGGGCTTCCTCGGAGCCGCCTATTCCTCCCCGACCGGGCAGGCGGCGACCGTCGGCAACGGCAAGGCGGCCATGGAACTCATGGGCCAGTGGGCGCCCGTCGTGGAGGCGGACGCGGGCAAGGGGCTCGGCGCGGACCTCGGCTTCTTCCCGTTCCCCGAGGTCGAGGGCGGCGCCGGGAGGATCACCGAGGTGTTCGGCGGAGGCGGCGGCCACGCCCTGCGCAAGGGCGCCCCGCAGGCGGCCGTGGACTTCCTGGAGTTCTTCGCCTCCGCGACCACCGACCGCGAACTGGTGCGGAAGACCGGCGTCCTGCCGGTCGTACCGGCGGCCGAGAGCGCCCTCACCGACCCCCGCGTCAAGGCCGTACAGGCCCGGTTGAAGGGCGCCACCGGCTTCCAGCTCTATCTCGACCAGGCCTACGCCCCCGCCCTCGGCCAGCAGGTCAACGACAGCGTGGCCGGGCTGATCGCCGGGTCCAAGTCCCCGCGGCAGGTCACGGAGTCGCTCACCAAGGCCGCGAAGGACGAGCAGTAG
- a CDS encoding carbohydrate ABC transporter permease: MTSTFLPDERSGRTGPDAVPAAPVTHAARRRTLHWLTAVGLQLPALALFGVLVLLPILFALYASFFRWGGFGMPSDYTGTDNFSRLLQDPVFLGDLWRCLLLVVLSLALQLPFALAMAVLLNQKVRGRAVYRMLFFAPYVLSEAVTGVLFSIIFAPDEGLADHVLKAIGLGGLGGQWFAGTSTVLATLFLVMTWKYFGFHMMLYLAGLQALPAELTEAAIVDGANPWQRFRYITLPLLAPTLRISVFLSVIGSIQLFDLVWVVTAGGPDHHSETMAVTMFQYGFKRYQVGYASAISVVMFAISLVFALAYQRFVLRRDLEGATTNMRGAGT; the protein is encoded by the coding sequence ATGACCTCTACCTTCCTCCCGGACGAGCGAAGCGGACGGACGGGACCCGACGCCGTCCCGGCGGCCCCGGTGACGCACGCCGCTCGGCGACGCACCCTGCACTGGCTCACCGCCGTCGGCCTCCAGCTGCCCGCCCTCGCGCTCTTCGGCGTCCTGGTGCTGCTGCCGATCCTGTTCGCGTTGTACGCGTCCTTCTTCCGCTGGGGCGGCTTCGGGATGCCGTCGGACTACACCGGCACCGACAACTTCAGCCGTCTGCTGCAGGATCCCGTGTTCCTCGGCGACCTGTGGCGGTGTCTGCTGCTCGTCGTGCTCTCGCTGGCGCTGCAGCTGCCGTTCGCGCTCGCCATGGCCGTGCTGCTCAACCAGAAGGTGCGCGGCCGGGCGGTGTACCGGATGCTGTTCTTCGCGCCGTACGTGCTGTCCGAGGCCGTCACCGGCGTGCTGTTCAGCATCATCTTCGCTCCGGACGAGGGTCTGGCCGACCATGTCCTCAAGGCCATCGGCCTCGGCGGGCTCGGCGGCCAGTGGTTCGCCGGCACCTCCACCGTGCTGGCCACGCTCTTCCTCGTCATGACATGGAAGTATTTCGGCTTCCACATGATGCTCTACCTGGCCGGACTCCAGGCCCTGCCCGCCGAGTTGACCGAGGCGGCGATCGTCGACGGCGCGAACCCCTGGCAGCGTTTCCGGTACATCACCCTGCCGCTGCTCGCGCCCACCCTGCGGATCAGTGTCTTCCTGTCCGTGATCGGGTCGATCCAGCTGTTCGACCTGGTGTGGGTGGTCACCGCGGGCGGCCCCGACCACCATTCCGAGACGATGGCCGTGACCATGTTCCAGTACGGCTTCAAGCGCTACCAGGTCGGCTACGCCAGCGCGATCAGCGTGGTCATGTTCGCCATCAGTCTCGTCTTCGCCCTCGCCTACCAGCGGTTCGTCCTGCGCCGCGACCTCGAAGGGGCCACCACGAACATGAGGGGAGCGGGAACATGA
- a CDS encoding carbohydrate ABC transporter permease produces the protein MSVRRRGRTLPGHVVLVAVGAVMAVPLLYALLSGFKSTDQLSRNPVGLPSPWVFANYGDILGSGSFWRLVGNSTLIAVGTTLLVVAVSALAAFSFARFAFRGREALFTLFTMGLMFPFAVAALPLFLLLRSLGLLDNPLGVILPQAAFGLPMTIIILRGFFRQIPGELEEAATLDGCGPLGFFWRVLLPMARPALGTVSVLALVTSWNNFFLPLLVFTDSTWWTIPIGVQQFQGQYSADTARVFAYLVLAMVPALAFYSVAERQLVGGLTAGATKG, from the coding sequence ATGAGCGTCCGCCGCAGGGGCCGTACGCTGCCTGGGCATGTGGTCCTGGTGGCGGTCGGCGCGGTGATGGCCGTACCGCTGCTGTACGCGCTGCTCTCCGGCTTCAAGTCCACCGACCAGCTGTCCCGCAACCCGGTGGGACTGCCCAGCCCCTGGGTGTTCGCCAACTACGGCGACATCCTCGGCTCGGGCTCCTTCTGGCGGCTGGTCGGCAACAGCACGCTGATCGCGGTCGGTACGACGCTGCTCGTCGTCGCGGTCTCCGCGCTCGCCGCCTTCTCCTTCGCGCGTTTCGCCTTCCGGGGCCGGGAAGCGCTGTTCACGCTGTTCACGATGGGGCTGATGTTCCCGTTCGCGGTGGCGGCGCTGCCGCTGTTCCTGCTGCTGCGGTCGCTGGGGCTGCTGGACAACCCGCTGGGTGTGATCCTTCCGCAGGCCGCGTTCGGGCTGCCGATGACGATCATCATCCTGCGCGGCTTCTTCCGGCAGATCCCGGGCGAGCTGGAGGAGGCGGCCACGCTCGACGGCTGCGGACCGCTCGGGTTCTTCTGGCGGGTACTGCTGCCGATGGCCCGGCCGGCGCTCGGCACGGTCTCCGTCCTCGCCCTCGTCACCAGCTGGAACAACTTCTTTCTGCCGCTGCTGGTGTTCACCGACTCCACCTGGTGGACCATTCCGATCGGGGTGCAGCAGTTCCAGGGCCAGTACTCCGCCGACACCGCGCGCGTCTTCGCCTACCTCGTGCTCGCCATGGTCCCCGCCCTGGCCTTCTACTCGGTCGCCGAACGCCAGCTCGTCGGCGGTCTCACCGCGGGTGCCACCAAGGGGTGA
- a CDS encoding DUF5999 family protein, which produces MCQHQPPCPPAESADRESARLVAHHPEQGWSLLCNGVLLFEDTGELLPDGRIIGPHRPPGADQVMTAA; this is translated from the coding sequence ATGTGCCAGCACCAGCCGCCGTGTCCACCAGCCGAGTCCGCCGACCGGGAGTCCGCCCGTCTCGTGGCGCACCACCCGGAGCAGGGATGGAGTCTGCTGTGCAACGGCGTCCTGCTCTTCGAGGACACCGGTGAGCTGCTGCCCGACGGCCGGATCATCGGTCCGCACCGCCCGCCGGGTGCGGACCAAGTGATGACCGCCGCCTGA
- a CDS encoding glutamate--cysteine ligase, which yields MGEKVVAGQFDLSDRQRYREKLQKCLTGLERLLREKRFDRPKNLMGVEIELNLAGPDGMPKMLNGQVLERIASRDFQTELAMFNLEVNIAPHRLGGRVFDRLAEELRISLAYADRKAGEVDAGIVMIGILPTLDRDHLVSANLSEVDRYTLLNDQIVAARGEDFRLDIEGVEHLVCTSKSIVPEAACTSVQLHLQVTPARFADVWNAAQVATAAQIAVGANSPFLFGRELWRESRPPLFLQSTDTRPPELQAQGVRPRTWFGERWISSAQELFEENLRYFPALLPICDDEEPLDVVAAGGTPGLAELVLHNGTIYRWNRPVYGIADGVPHLRVENRVLPAGPTITDVIANAAFYYGLVRALAEESRPVWTRLPFAAAEANFDTACRYGIDARFVWPRRGRYGGTGVVDAVTLIRDELLPLAAAGLDAWGVEAADRDLYLGVIEERCRRRVNGASWQAATFHRALEQGLNRDGALAATTRRYAELMHVGEPVHTWPVGLPERVAPLGFADLG from the coding sequence ATGGGGGAGAAGGTCGTGGCAGGGCAGTTCGACCTGTCCGATCGCCAGCGCTACCGCGAAAAGCTCCAGAAGTGCCTCACGGGACTGGAGCGGCTGTTGCGCGAGAAGAGATTCGACCGCCCCAAGAACCTCATGGGAGTCGAGATCGAATTGAATCTCGCTGGACCCGACGGTATGCCGAAAATGTTGAACGGGCAGGTACTGGAGCGCATCGCGAGCCGCGATTTCCAAACAGAACTCGCCATGTTCAATCTGGAAGTCAACATCGCCCCACACCGATTGGGCGGCCGGGTATTCGACCGGCTCGCCGAGGAACTGCGCATCTCGCTCGCCTACGCCGATCGCAAAGCCGGTGAGGTGGACGCGGGCATCGTCATGATCGGCATCCTGCCCACGCTCGACCGCGACCACCTGGTCTCCGCCAACCTCTCCGAGGTCGACCGCTACACCCTGCTCAACGACCAGATCGTGGCCGCGCGCGGAGAGGACTTCCGGCTCGACATCGAGGGCGTGGAGCACCTCGTGTGCACGTCCAAGTCGATCGTCCCGGAGGCCGCGTGCACCTCCGTACAGCTGCACTTGCAGGTCACCCCGGCACGGTTCGCGGACGTGTGGAACGCGGCGCAGGTGGCGACCGCAGCGCAGATCGCCGTCGGCGCCAACTCGCCGTTCCTGTTCGGCCGCGAGCTGTGGCGCGAGTCCCGGCCCCCGCTGTTCCTGCAGTCCACCGACACCCGCCCGCCCGAACTGCAGGCACAGGGCGTACGGCCGCGCACCTGGTTCGGCGAGCGGTGGATCAGCTCCGCGCAAGAGCTGTTCGAGGAGAACCTGCGCTACTTCCCGGCCCTGCTGCCGATCTGCGACGACGAGGAGCCGCTGGACGTCGTCGCGGCCGGCGGCACGCCCGGACTCGCCGAACTGGTGCTGCACAACGGCACGATCTACCGATGGAACCGGCCGGTCTACGGCATCGCGGACGGCGTCCCGCACCTCAGGGTGGAGAACCGGGTGCTGCCGGCCGGGCCGACCATCACCGATGTGATCGCCAACGCGGCCTTCTACTACGGCCTGGTCCGCGCCCTCGCCGAGGAGTCCCGGCCGGTGTGGACCCGGTTGCCCTTCGCCGCGGCCGAGGCCAACTTCGACACCGCGTGCCGGTACGGCATCGACGCGCGGTTCGTATGGCCCCGGCGAGGGCGCTACGGCGGCACGGGAGTGGTCGACGCGGTCACCCTGATCCGCGACGAGCTGCTGCCGCTGGCCGCGGCCGGGCTGGACGCGTGGGGTGTGGAGGCGGCCGACCGCGACCTGTACCTGGGCGTCATCGAGGAGCGCTGCCGGCGCCGGGTGAACGGGGCGTCCTGGCAGGCGGCCACCTTCCATCGGGCGCTGGAGCAGGGGCTGAACCGTGACGGCGCGCTCGCCGCCACGACGCGGAGGTACGCCGAGCTGATGCATGTGGGGGAGCCGGTGCACACATGGCCGGTGGGGTTGCCTGAGCGGGTCGCTCCGCTGGGTTTTGCCGACCTGGGTTGA